Proteins encoded together in one Triticum dicoccoides isolate Atlit2015 ecotype Zavitan chromosome 7B, WEW_v2.0, whole genome shotgun sequence window:
- the LOC119338319 gene encoding 26.2 kDa heat shock protein, mitochondrial-like translates to MASAVVCKGEGAAPAASLLKSAAPVAFGAVHSPAVAAARRPYNTRVKEVSRYDDDDDDYSGCDLVIPSFFSQDVLDPLGAPTSMARLLSLMEDVATQNGSLSSTAGAGASRL, encoded by the exons atGGCCTCCGCCGTCGTTTGCAAGGGCGAGGGTGCCGCGCCGGCGGCCAGCCTCCTCAAGTCCGCTGCTCCCGTGGCCTTCGGCGCGGTCCActcccccgccgtcgccgccgcccgccgcccgtacAACACCCGGGTCAAGGAGGTCAGCCgctacgacgacgacgacgacgactacagCGGTTGCGACCTCGTCATCCCCAGCTTCTTCTCGCAGG ACGTGCTCGACCCGCTCGGCGCGCCGACCAGCATGGCCCGTCTGCTGTCTCTGATGGAGGACGTCGCAACTCAGAACGGCAGCCTCTCCTCCACTGCTGGTGCTGGGGCGTCGCGGCTCTGA